From Mytilus edulis chromosome 8, xbMytEdul2.2, whole genome shotgun sequence, one genomic window encodes:
- the LOC139485308 gene encoding galactoside 2-alpha-L-fucosyltransferase SEC1-like isoform X2, which produces MPLQLDCSIMRCFGQNYQRVLCSSTTICSACAVFFFMTIIYFYRSNIYGLTYNSNMLLGNVSNRYLCPYFRGGLGNHMFMYSSLYGISKIKHMTLVIDEKDTINTVFKLNVLILNNAKYICEQAVLVNEKRPCAYDLETFNFDPSKPVKLKGYLQSWKYFKHVEKELRKQFIFKEEVNQKAQEVIEKYTKMFTSNKTNSEKLKIIGVHIRRGDYLTAHNIKYGYNVAPKEYLQKAFDYFRSKYKNCLFLVFTGTSKEDIKWRDDNVHGKDVLKVAANERNVDMCALTKCDHTIITVGSFGWWSAWLSTGTTIYFKDIAQTNSSLRKDFSEDMTDFFPDDWIGL; this is translated from the exons actgCTCGATTATGCGTTGTTTTGGTCAAAATTATCAAAGAG TTTTATGTTCCTCCACCACCATTTGTTCAGCATGCGCAGTATTCTTTTTTATGACAATTATCTATTTTTATAGATCTAACATTTATGGACTAACATATAACAGCAATATGTTGTTAGGAAATGTGAGTAATCGATATTTATGCCCATATTTCAGAGGTGGCCTAGGAAACCACATGTTTATGTATTCGTCGCTATATGGAATTTCAAAGATAAAACATATGACATTAGTGATAGATGAAAAAGACACTATCAATACAGTATTTAAGCTAAATGTACTCATATTAAACAATGCGAAGTATATATGTGAACAAGCTGTTTTAGTAAACGAAAAAAGGCCATGTGCATATGATCTTGAAACTTTCAACTTTGATCCTTCAAAGCCAGTGAAATTAAAAGGATATCTACAGTCGTGgaaatatttcaaacatgttgAAAAAGAATTAAggaaacaattcatatttaaggAGGAGGTTAACCAAAAAGCTCAGGAAGTGATTGAAAAATATACTAAAATGTTTACCAGTAATAAGACTAATTccgaaaaattgaaaataataggCGTTCACATTCGCCGTGGAGACTATCTCACAGCCCACAATATTAAATATGGATATAATGTAGCACCTAAAGAATATCTTCAAAAGGCATTTGATTATTTTAGATCGAAATATAAAAATTGCCTTTTTCTTGTTTTTACTGGAACAAGCAAAGAAGATATTAAATGGAGGGACGACAATGTTCATGGCAAGGACGTGTTGAAGGTCGCAGCCAATGAACGAAATGTTGACATGTGCGCTTTGACTAAATGTGATCATACAATAATAACTGTAGGTTCGTTTGGATGGTGGTCAGCATGGTTATCAACTGGCACAACCATTTATTTTAAGGATATTGCACAGACAAATAGTTCGCTTCGAAAAGACTTTAGTGAAGACATGACAGATTTCTTTCCTGACGACTGGATTGGTTTATAG
- the LOC139484024 gene encoding uncharacterized protein, with amino-acid sequence MAWPETPNLTAFGVEQKRKKKKKEKENEEKGKQCKNKMERLNEYFVNVLNRQEPDQPERVEPAEVDLNIKIDNITKYEVKKVFKSLKNGKSAGIDEKPLEVFKFGDNDIIEYKLLNKIWQEEKIPTEWLKGLLVKLPKKGDLGLYSVTKQALDTTPRGIQWNFAQRIEDLDFADDLALLSHGLKDMRDKTTELHEIGNKIRLKINIKKTKFMNVKTRKGGPVSIEGKDIEEVDQFTYLGNIMDRTGGTDADIKTRINMKPPKRPRNVPKKVSQQPTGPAKKFGKGKVPSTRGALSKSQNTTRTVQVSRAATDSNLAIARCAAINIVSDAHQEPPFVPFRIQDEMDTESPNSNEGDALDRPREDLLPQTPQPGPSGVMSPANNNLGMLTVSNVSHGSAAGSLDTRLQVDQSPSYISSVFDPISSHIPVKIKEKIWNGEFIDLNVLLKSTRDLLNEQNLEGELVVKGGVLSLVNQKKSPIKSIYIWTSAFMIYGSVMLEK; translated from the exons atggCATGGCCAGAGACCCCAAACTTGACAGCATTTGGTGTTGAACAG aaaaggaaaaaaaaaaaa AAAGAGAAGGAAAATGAAGAAAAAGGTAAACAATGCAAGAACAAG ATGGAAAGATTGAATGAATACTTCGTCAATGTCCTAAATAGACAAGAACCAGACCAACCAGAAAGAGTAGAGCCAGCTGAGGTAGATTTGAACATAAAAATAGATAACATTACGAAATATGAAGTGAAAAAGGTCTTCAAATCACTAAAGAATGGAAAATCTGCAGGCATAGATGAAAAACCACTTGAAGTTTTCAAATTTGGAGACAATGACATAATAGAATACAAACTCCTGAATAAGATCTGGCAGGAAGAAAAGATACCAACAGAATGGTTAAAGGGTTTGTTAGTGAAGCTGCCAAAGAAAGGAGATTTAGGGCTAT ACTCGGTGACTAAGCAAGCACTAGACACTACACCAAGAGGTATACAGTGGAACTTCGCACAAAGGATAGAAGACCTAGATTTTGCAGATGATCTGGCTCTGTTATCTCACGGTTTGAAAGACATGAGAGACAAAACCACCGAACTCCATGAAATAGGAAATAAAATAAGGCTAAAAATCAACATCAAGAAGACAAAATTTATGAACGTGAAGACCAGAAAAGGTGGACCAGTGTCAATTGAAGGAAAAGATATTGAAGAAGTCGATCAGTTTACTTATTTAGGAAACATCATGGATAGAACTGGTGGGACTGATGCAGACATCAAGACAAGAATAA ATATGAAACCACCGAAAAGGCCTCGTAATGTTCCCAAAAAGGTTTCACAGCAGCCTACAGGTCCAGCAAAGAAATTTGGAAAAGGCAAAGTGCCGTCAACACGAGGAGCACTTTCAAAATCACAGAACACGACAAGAACCGTTCAAGTGTCTAGAGCAGCGACAGATTCTAATTTGGCAATTGCTAGGTGTGCAGCTATTAACATTGTATCAGACGCACATCAGGAACCCCCATTCGTGCCTTTCAGGATTCAAGATGAGATGGATACAGAAAGTCCAAATAGCAACGAGGGAGACGCACTGGACAGACCAAGGGAAGATTTGTTACCACAGACTCCACAACCTGGCCCCAGCGGGGTGATGAGTCCAGCAAACAACAACCTTGGTATGTTAACTGTCTCAAATGTTTCTCACGGGTCGGCTGCTGGGTCTTTAGATACTCGTTTACAAGTGGACCAATCCCCTTCATACATTTCAAGTGTTTTCGATCCCATTTCATCCCATATTCCggtcaaaattaaagaaaaaatatggaACGGTGAATTTATTGACCTGAACGTTCTTCTAAAATCCACCCGGGACCTTTTAAACGAGCAAAATTTAGAGGGTGAACTGGTAGTTAAAGGGGGTGTTTTATCCCTAGTTAACCAAAAGAAAAGTCCCATAAAAAGTATTTATATCTGGACTTCCGCATTCATGATTTATGGAAGTGTCATGCTTGAAAAATAG
- the LOC139485308 gene encoding galactoside 2-alpha-L-fucosyltransferase SEC1-like isoform X3, with the protein MRCFGQNYQRVLCSSTTICSACAVFFFMTIIYFYRSNIYGLTYNSNMLLGNVSNRYLCPYFRGGLGNHMFMYSSLYGISKIKHMTLVIDEKDTINTVFKLNVLILNNAKYICEQAVLVNEKRPCAYDLETFNFDPSKPVKLKGYLQSWKYFKHVEKELRKQFIFKEEVNQKAQEVIEKYTKMFTSNKTNSEKLKIIGVHIRRGDYLTAHNIKYGYNVAPKEYLQKAFDYFRSKYKNCLFLVFTGTSKEDIKWRDDNVHGKDVLKVAANERNVDMCALTKCDHTIITVGSFGWWSAWLSTGTTIYFKDIAQTNSSLRKDFSEDMTDFFPDDWIGL; encoded by the exons ATGCGTTGTTTTGGTCAAAATTATCAAAGAG TTTTATGTTCCTCCACCACCATTTGTTCAGCATGCGCAGTATTCTTTTTTATGACAATTATCTATTTTTATAGATCTAACATTTATGGACTAACATATAACAGCAATATGTTGTTAGGAAATGTGAGTAATCGATATTTATGCCCATATTTCAGAGGTGGCCTAGGAAACCACATGTTTATGTATTCGTCGCTATATGGAATTTCAAAGATAAAACATATGACATTAGTGATAGATGAAAAAGACACTATCAATACAGTATTTAAGCTAAATGTACTCATATTAAACAATGCGAAGTATATATGTGAACAAGCTGTTTTAGTAAACGAAAAAAGGCCATGTGCATATGATCTTGAAACTTTCAACTTTGATCCTTCAAAGCCAGTGAAATTAAAAGGATATCTACAGTCGTGgaaatatttcaaacatgttgAAAAAGAATTAAggaaacaattcatatttaaggAGGAGGTTAACCAAAAAGCTCAGGAAGTGATTGAAAAATATACTAAAATGTTTACCAGTAATAAGACTAATTccgaaaaattgaaaataataggCGTTCACATTCGCCGTGGAGACTATCTCACAGCCCACAATATTAAATATGGATATAATGTAGCACCTAAAGAATATCTTCAAAAGGCATTTGATTATTTTAGATCGAAATATAAAAATTGCCTTTTTCTTGTTTTTACTGGAACAAGCAAAGAAGATATTAAATGGAGGGACGACAATGTTCATGGCAAGGACGTGTTGAAGGTCGCAGCCAATGAACGAAATGTTGACATGTGCGCTTTGACTAAATGTGATCATACAATAATAACTGTAGGTTCGTTTGGATGGTGGTCAGCATGGTTATCAACTGGCACAACCATTTATTTTAAGGATATTGCACAGACAAATAGTTCGCTTCGAAAAGACTTTAGTGAAGACATGACAGATTTCTTTCCTGACGACTGGATTGGTTTATAG
- the LOC139485308 gene encoding galactoside 2-alpha-L-fucosyltransferase SEC1-like isoform X1, with protein MPLQLGVIDCSIMRCFGQNYQRVLCSSTTICSACAVFFFMTIIYFYRSNIYGLTYNSNMLLGNVSNRYLCPYFRGGLGNHMFMYSSLYGISKIKHMTLVIDEKDTINTVFKLNVLILNNAKYICEQAVLVNEKRPCAYDLETFNFDPSKPVKLKGYLQSWKYFKHVEKELRKQFIFKEEVNQKAQEVIEKYTKMFTSNKTNSEKLKIIGVHIRRGDYLTAHNIKYGYNVAPKEYLQKAFDYFRSKYKNCLFLVFTGTSKEDIKWRDDNVHGKDVLKVAANERNVDMCALTKCDHTIITVGSFGWWSAWLSTGTTIYFKDIAQTNSSLRKDFSEDMTDFFPDDWIGL; from the exons actgCTCGATTATGCGTTGTTTTGGTCAAAATTATCAAAGAG TTTTATGTTCCTCCACCACCATTTGTTCAGCATGCGCAGTATTCTTTTTTATGACAATTATCTATTTTTATAGATCTAACATTTATGGACTAACATATAACAGCAATATGTTGTTAGGAAATGTGAGTAATCGATATTTATGCCCATATTTCAGAGGTGGCCTAGGAAACCACATGTTTATGTATTCGTCGCTATATGGAATTTCAAAGATAAAACATATGACATTAGTGATAGATGAAAAAGACACTATCAATACAGTATTTAAGCTAAATGTACTCATATTAAACAATGCGAAGTATATATGTGAACAAGCTGTTTTAGTAAACGAAAAAAGGCCATGTGCATATGATCTTGAAACTTTCAACTTTGATCCTTCAAAGCCAGTGAAATTAAAAGGATATCTACAGTCGTGgaaatatttcaaacatgttgAAAAAGAATTAAggaaacaattcatatttaaggAGGAGGTTAACCAAAAAGCTCAGGAAGTGATTGAAAAATATACTAAAATGTTTACCAGTAATAAGACTAATTccgaaaaattgaaaataataggCGTTCACATTCGCCGTGGAGACTATCTCACAGCCCACAATATTAAATATGGATATAATGTAGCACCTAAAGAATATCTTCAAAAGGCATTTGATTATTTTAGATCGAAATATAAAAATTGCCTTTTTCTTGTTTTTACTGGAACAAGCAAAGAAGATATTAAATGGAGGGACGACAATGTTCATGGCAAGGACGTGTTGAAGGTCGCAGCCAATGAACGAAATGTTGACATGTGCGCTTTGACTAAATGTGATCATACAATAATAACTGTAGGTTCGTTTGGATGGTGGTCAGCATGGTTATCAACTGGCACAACCATTTATTTTAAGGATATTGCACAGACAAATAGTTCGCTTCGAAAAGACTTTAGTGAAGACATGACAGATTTCTTTCCTGACGACTGGATTGGTTTATAG